A window of the Lolium perenne isolate Kyuss_39 chromosome 7, Kyuss_2.0, whole genome shotgun sequence genome harbors these coding sequences:
- the LOC127311445 gene encoding uncharacterized protein yields MDKILAFSIMSSSPAEISGAGYATRLSWRSGGAKQQEQKVEQGSRPEKKPEVRVPRFAPEFDGVNCFETIVSC; encoded by the coding sequence ATGGACAAGATCCTGGCCTTCTCGATCATGAGCTCGTCGCCGGCGGAAATCTCCGGGGCCGGGTACGCCACGCGCCTGTCCTGGCGGAGCGGCGGCGCGAAGCAGCAGGAGCAGAAAGTCGAGCAGGGCTCGCGGCCGGAGAAGAAGCCTGAGGTGCGGGTGCCGCGGTTCGCGCCGGAGTTTGACGGCGTCAACTGCTTCGAGACCATAGTTTCCTGCTGA
- the LOC127311444 gene encoding uncharacterized protein — MAMERFLTALVFCEAPLDGYGTSVMAPGGITKLVAGGGGATKPATANTADAEKGKGFFSGKPTAQRRAGFELAFDGINCFDTVVMH; from the coding sequence ATGGCCATGGAGAGGTTCTTGACGGCGCTCGTCTTCTGCGAGGCGCCCCTGGACGGTTACGGCACATCGGTGATGGCCCCTGGCGGAATCACCAAGCTGGTCGCCGGCGGCGGTGGCGCGACGAAGCCGGCGACCGCTAACACGGCGGACGCTGAGAAGGGGAAGGGATTCTTCTCCGGCAAGCCGACGGCGCAGCGGCGTGCTGGGTTCGAGCTGGCGTTCGACGGCATCAACTGCTTCGACACCGTCGTTATGCACTGA
- the LOC127313781 gene encoding uncharacterized protein has translation MAMERFLTALVFCEAPLDGYGTSVTATRTITKLVSGGSAAKPATANKADAEKEQGFFSGKPTAPQRRAVFDLAFDGINCFDTVVMH, from the coding sequence ATGGCCATGGAGAGGTTCTTGACGGCACTTGTCTTCTGCGAGGCGCCGCTGGACGGATACGGCACATCGGTGACGGCCACACGTACGATCACCAAGCTTGTCTCCGGCGGCAGCGCGGCTAAGCCGGCGACGGCTAACAAGGCGGACGCTGAGAAGGAGCAGGGATTTTTCTCCGGCAAGCCGACGGCGCCGCAGCGGCGTGCTGTGTTCGATCTGGCGTTCGACGGCATTAACTGCTTCGACACCGTCGTCATGCACTGA